TTCATAATTAGTACAAAGCAATTGAAGAACTGTTCAAAAATTTAAACTTCCATGTTAAAGACACAAAAGGATAAAAAATTAGAGAACTTTTTTTCTTCTAATAATAAAACTAAAAAGAAGAAAAATATTATTGTAGGTCTTTCTGGTGGCGTAGATAGTTCCCTTTCAGCTGCTCTTCTTGTAGAAAGAGACTGGAATGTTGAGGGACTAACTCTTTGGCTAATGAAAGGACAAGGCTCCTGTTGTTCTGAAGGATTAGTAGATGCTGCTGGCCTTTGTGAAGATTTGGGAATTAATCATAAAATAATAGATTCAAGAGAAATTTTCGAAAGAGAGGTAATTAAAAAAACTACTGAAAGCTATGAGAAAGGATTCACTCCACTTCCATGTTCGATGTGTAACAAGAATGTGAAGTTTGACGAGATACTTAATTACGCAATAAGCAAAAAAGACTTTACTCATATTGCAACCGGACATTACGCAAGGATAAAAAAATCATCTTATGCTGAAAAATTTAATTGCAAGAGCTTTGTATTTAAAGACTTCCTTCTTCTCAGAGGTGCTGACGAAAACAAAGACCAAAGTTATTTTCTTTATTCTCTTTCCCAAGAAGTACTAAGCAGATTAGAATTTCCTCTTGGTGAAATGAAAAAAGAAGATACAAGAAGGGAAGCCCTCAGATTAGGTCTTAGAACTGCTCAAAAACCAGAAAGTCAAGATTTATGTTTAGTTGAGCATTATGGATCAATGCAGATATTTATCGACAAACACATAGAACCCAAAGAAGGAGAAATTGTGCATGTAAATGGGAAAGTCCTTGGGACGCACAGTGGAATTCAGCACTTTACTGTAGGTCAGAGAAAAGGGTTGGGCATT
This region of Prochlorococcus sp. MIT 0604 genomic DNA includes:
- the mnmA gene encoding tRNA 2-thiouridine(34) synthase MnmA, with the translated sequence MLKTQKDKKLENFFSSNNKTKKKKNIIVGLSGGVDSSLSAALLVERDWNVEGLTLWLMKGQGSCCSEGLVDAAGLCEDLGINHKIIDSREIFEREVIKKTTESYEKGFTPLPCSMCNKNVKFDEILNYAISKKDFTHIATGHYARIKKSSYAEKFNCKSFVFKDFLLLRGADENKDQSYFLYSLSQEVLSRLEFPLGEMKKEDTRREALRLGLRTAQKPESQDLCLVEHYGSMQIFIDKHIEPKEGEIVHVNGKVLGTHSGIQHFTVGQRKGLGIAWQEPLYVKSLDRKKNIVYVAGKSDLFNKEAIISEVNWVSIEEPKQEIEVEAQIRYRSHPVKGTLIPLKNNDNPTKTFKLIFEDSQSSVTPGQAAVFYKGEILLGGGLIN